The Ferrimicrobium sp. genome segment CCGAATTACCCCTAGCATTTTACTCATGGACTTTCCCACAAACCTCGGTGACCTGCTCGATTCTGGCTATCAACCCCGAACAATTCGAGAGGAGATCCGCGCCAACGTCTATGCCCGGCTGCGGTCGAACACTCCGATCATCGATGGAATGATCGGATACGACGACACCGTGCTCCCCGATCTTGAGCGAGCACTCGTCATCGGACACGACATCATCTTCCTCGGCGAGCGCGGGCAGGGCAAGACGCGGATGATCAGGTCGATCAGCCATCTGCTCGATGAATGGATCCCGGTCGTTGAAGGGTCACCCCTCAACGAGGACCCATTGCGGCCGATTTTACCGAGCACCATCGAACTCCTCGACCACGATGGACCCAAGACCCGAGTGGCTTGGTTGTCACGCGACGCTCGTTTCAGCGAGAAGCTCGCTACCCCTGATACGACCATCGCCGACCTCATCGGTGAAGTCGACCCCATCAAGGTAGCCGAAGGCCGCTATCTCGCGGACGCCGACACCATTCACTTCGGTCTCGTACCACGAACCAATCGTGGGATCTTCGCCATCAACGAACTCCCTGACCTTCCAGAACGCATCCAGGTTGGTCTGCTCAACGCACTCGAGGAACGTGATATCCAAATCCGCGGCTACAAGATCGCCCTGCCGCTTGACATTTTCTTCCTCGCTTCGGCAAACCCCGAGGACTACACCAGCCGAGGTCGCCTGATCACACCGCTCAAGGATCGTTTTGGCACCCAAATTACAACCCACTACCCCACGACGAT includes the following:
- a CDS encoding magnesium chelatase, which produces MDFPTNLGDLLDSGYQPRTIREEIRANVYARLRSNTPIIDGMIGYDDTVLPDLERALVIGHDIIFLGERGQGKTRMIRSISHLLDEWIPVVEGSPLNEDPLRPILPSTIELLDHDGPKTRVAWLSRDARFSEKLATPDTTIADLIGEVDPIKVAEGRYLADADTIHFGLVPRTNRGIFAINELPDLPERIQVGLLNALEERDIQIRGYKIALPLDIFFLASANPEDYTSRGRLITPLKDRFGTQITTHYPTTIEDEIDIMMVEAQLGGLDITIPDPIPQIIATMAQQARSNTSISQHSGVSVRASIAALEAVAAAALVRSVRNDEPKAVVRVTDIEAALPAFVGKIEVESLDPRESFKVASALGRQAIASVFTHIYGNQDATATIAEISQSPLEINADEPDSAYQSLLTSYPELAAFIGTRFKQDELACFVDLALEGLVATRRLSRHTIANRVTFGPGRG